From the genome of Leptolyngbya iicbica LK, one region includes:
- a CDS encoding dicarboxylate/amino acid:cation symporter has product MTTYLKKSRLPNISLEWLRSPWCILVSVVLGVYLGTSLPAVAEAIAPIGNLYLGLLKMCVLPILLSAISNSIGRLMQSHDAKQYVQRILIVFPVAMFGMSALAAIVAILTGPGRNLSAATLENLGGLVNQSSIDLEMSLTGPIPVEESGTNLASFILNMVPENIFLALSEGQTLKVLIFAIVFGISLGLIKNANTEPLFNILDSIYSAFNQVIHWLTYLLPFGLCSLLAVQLSRIGLDVLLSMVNFVVVTLVIFAAVYVLGTFIISWRAKRSLLAVLRAQKDPTILALATTSSLACLPAAITSLHEDLNFDRQTTDLVTPLSITLCRFGSIIYFAAATVFVVQLYQKPLDFGTLIIIIVGSVFAGMATSGVTGILTLTMLGLVLDPLKLPLDAVLVLFVAIDPIINPFRTLSIVQTGMATTAMIANIQTEPRPEGSPLNQSA; this is encoded by the coding sequence ATGACGACTTATCTGAAAAAAAGCCGACTGCCAAACATTTCGCTGGAATGGTTAAGGAGTCCTTGGTGCATTTTGGTGAGTGTCGTTTTAGGGGTTTACCTTGGCACCTCACTGCCTGCCGTGGCAGAAGCGATCGCCCCTATTGGCAACCTTTATCTCGGCTTGCTCAAAATGTGCGTATTGCCGATTCTGTTATCGGCCATTTCTAACAGTATTGGGCGATTGATGCAGAGTCATGATGCCAAGCAATATGTGCAGCGCATTTTGATTGTGTTTCCTGTTGCCATGTTTGGCATGAGTGCGCTGGCCGCCATAGTGGCAATTTTGACGGGCCCAGGGCGTAATCTATCAGCTGCTACATTAGAAAACTTGGGGGGCTTGGTCAATCAATCCAGCATTGATTTAGAAATGTCACTGACCGGGCCGATTCCGGTGGAAGAGTCGGGCACCAATCTCGCCTCATTTATTCTCAACATGGTGCCGGAAAATATCTTCCTCGCCTTGAGTGAAGGGCAAACGCTAAAAGTACTCATTTTCGCCATCGTGTTTGGCATTTCTTTGGGTCTGATCAAAAACGCCAACACCGAACCGCTATTCAATATTTTGGACAGCATTTACAGTGCCTTTAACCAAGTAATTCACTGGTTGACTTATCTGTTGCCCTTCGGTTTGTGCAGTTTGCTGGCCGTACAACTCTCACGCATTGGCCTGGATGTCTTGCTTTCAATGGTCAACTTTGTCGTAGTCACCTTGGTGATTTTTGCTGCGGTCTACGTGTTGGGCACCTTTATCATCAGCTGGCGAGCAAAGCGATCGCTCCTGGCAGTCCTGAGAGCGCAAAAAGATCCGACCATTCTGGCGCTGGCCACAACGAGCAGTCTGGCTTGCCTTCCTGCCGCGATCACCAGCCTGCACGAGGACCTCAACTTCGATCGCCAAACCACCGACTTGGTGACGCCGCTCTCCATTACTCTCTGCCGCTTTGGCTCCATCATCTACTTTGCCGCGGCCACGGTATTTGTCGTGCAACTCTATCAAAAACCGCTGGACTTCGGCACCCTGATCATCATCATCGTGGGTTCCGTGTTTGCGGGCATGGCGACCTCTGGGGTCACGGGCATCTTGACCTTAACCATGCTGGGGCTCGTCCTAGATCCCCTCAAGCTACCGCTAGATGCGGTCTTGGTACTATTTGTCGCGATCGACCCCATCATCAACCCTTTTAGAACCCTCAGCATCGTGCAAACCGGCATGGCCACAACGGCGATGATTGCCAATATCCAAACCGAGCCTCGTCCCGAGGGCTCACCCCTTAACCAATCGGCGTAA
- a CDS encoding DUF1350 family protein, whose translation MNGAIAMAWREVSGNWLYVPQSPRAIIHFLGGAFVAAAPNVTYKLLLEALGQRGYVIVATPFINTFDHKAIAHEVLVTFDQARYYLENRVILKRLPIYGLGHSMGCKVHLLINSLYEVERAGNMFMAFNNFSARRSIPLLDQMMAFTPVKEAMTSMEFTPSPEETLDLIDRYYPVERNLLIKFRKDDLDQTRPLHEVLYHHFAELTTVQILPGTHTTPMAQDLSWQPGQQFSALDAIGQFVKQEFTRDLRQLEDALLMWLNPLGAMRSRRDR comes from the coding sequence ATGAACGGAGCGATCGCGATGGCATGGCGTGAGGTATCGGGCAACTGGCTATATGTGCCACAGAGTCCCCGAGCCATCATTCACTTTTTGGGCGGGGCCTTTGTGGCGGCGGCCCCGAATGTCACTTACAAGCTGTTGCTAGAGGCTTTGGGTCAGCGGGGCTACGTGATTGTAGCCACCCCATTCATCAACACCTTTGACCACAAAGCGATCGCTCACGAAGTGCTCGTCACCTTTGACCAAGCCCGGTACTATCTCGAAAATCGCGTCATTCTCAAACGGCTACCCATTTATGGCCTGGGCCACAGCATGGGTTGCAAAGTCCATCTGCTCATCAACAGCCTGTACGAAGTCGAGCGGGCCGGCAACATGTTCATGGCCTTCAATAACTTTTCAGCACGGCGATCGATTCCCTTGCTCGACCAAATGATGGCCTTCACCCCGGTCAAAGAGGCCATGACCTCGATGGAATTCACCCCCTCGCCCGAGGAAACCCTGGATTTAATTGACCGCTACTATCCCGTCGAACGCAATCTCCTGATCAAGTTCCGCAAAGACGACCTGGATCAGACTCGACCTCTGCATGAGGTGCTGTATCACCACTTTGCGGAACTGACGACAGTGCAAATTTTGCCCGGTACTCACACCACCCCCATGGCCCAAGATCTCTCCTGGCAACCAGGCCAGCAATTCAGCGCGCTGGATGCGATCGGGCAGTTCGTCAAACAAGAATTCACCCGCGACCTGCGGCAGCTCGAAGACGCTCTGTTGATGTGGCTGAATCCCCTTGGTGCCATGCGATCGCGCCGCGATCGCTAA
- a CDS encoding M1 family aminopeptidase, with protein sequence MATHAEDLPRRYEDSMLNYSGFDTPEPPKHKSFELPGARPHYTPDRPGQVNHIALDLDLDIPNQRYTGTCTIRLTPVRSGLERLVLDAVNLQIESVMVGNLAQRFDHDGEQLYVYLSQPTTVGNAIEVAIAYHSDNPQRGLYFVAPTEHQPDKPVQVWTQGEDEDSRYWFPCFDYPGQLATSEIRVRVPKPYQAISNGELVETQEEGDAKIFHWVQKEVHPSYLMTLAVGDFDEIRDEWDGIPVTYYAQKGRKDDAQRTMGKTPEMIAFFSDRFGYRYAFPKYAQVCIKDFTFGGMENTSCTLLTDRCLIDERAALDNTNSEMLVAHELAHQWFGDLLVINHWSHAWVKEGMATYSEVLWTDDQYGADEAAYYRLGEMRSYLSEDKSRYRRPMVTHVYREPIELYDRHIYEKGACVYHMLRTELGDELFWQAIHGFVNKYAHKTVETLDLIRTIEETTGRNLRFLFDQYVYRGGHPDFKVAYKWDADSNLAKITVTQTQAKAGDKSSKSGLFDLRIPIGIGYVENGEVSVQPMTVRIHEQEQALYFPLPKKPDFISFDVGNHYTKTVKLEYPLPELKAQLKYDPDPIARVYAVEAIAQKGGLDAVNALADALTTDSLWGVRAEAAKQLADLKLDQAITALLQGLQDPHPKVRRAVVEALGKVKTSASYQALLEIVQAGDPSYYVEASGISALGEVGASKLSGIPDAAQTLGVLRTVLQERAGWNEVVRSGALSGVSQFKTSEDALDLILQYTEPDVSSMLRLGAVRSLGKVSTGQTKPNVERILERLEAIAREPQFTTQMTVIAALGMMEDVGAVTVLQGIADHIDDGRVRRRAEETIKKVQKKVEKDQAVAKLQEDLEELKKSNQDLKSRLEELEAKGKA encoded by the coding sequence TTGGCGACCCATGCAGAAGATTTGCCGCGACGCTACGAGGACTCCATGTTGAATTATTCCGGCTTCGATACCCCCGAACCCCCCAAGCACAAGTCATTTGAGCTGCCAGGGGCGCGGCCTCACTACACGCCGGATCGCCCGGGCCAAGTCAACCACATCGCTCTGGATTTGGATTTGGATATTCCGAATCAACGGTACACGGGCACCTGCACCATTCGCCTCACCCCCGTGCGCAGCGGCCTTGAACGCCTGGTGCTGGATGCGGTAAACCTACAAATTGAGTCGGTGATGGTGGGCAATCTGGCGCAGCGGTTCGACCATGATGGCGAGCAGCTTTACGTCTATCTTAGCCAGCCAACGACGGTGGGGAACGCGATCGAGGTGGCGATCGCTTACCACAGCGACAATCCCCAGCGCGGCCTGTACTTCGTGGCCCCGACCGAGCATCAGCCCGACAAACCCGTCCAAGTGTGGACCCAGGGCGAAGACGAAGACTCCCGCTACTGGTTCCCCTGCTTCGACTATCCCGGTCAGTTGGCCACCAGCGAAATTCGGGTGCGGGTGCCCAAGCCCTACCAGGCCATCTCCAACGGCGAACTGGTTGAGACGCAGGAAGAAGGCGACGCCAAGATTTTCCACTGGGTTCAGAAGGAAGTCCACCCTTCCTATTTAATGACTCTGGCAGTGGGCGACTTTGACGAAATCCGTGATGAGTGGGACGGCATCCCCGTCACCTACTACGCGCAGAAGGGCCGCAAAGACGACGCCCAGCGCACCATGGGCAAGACGCCCGAGATGATTGCCTTTTTTAGCGATCGCTTCGGCTACCGCTACGCCTTTCCCAAATACGCCCAGGTCTGCATCAAAGACTTCACCTTTGGCGGCATGGAAAACACCTCCTGCACGCTGCTGACCGATCGCTGTCTGATCGACGAGCGGGCGGCGCTGGACAACACCAATTCGGAGATGCTGGTTGCCCACGAACTGGCCCACCAGTGGTTCGGCGATCTGCTGGTGATCAACCACTGGTCCCATGCTTGGGTGAAAGAGGGCATGGCGACTTACTCAGAAGTGCTGTGGACGGATGACCAGTACGGTGCTGACGAAGCCGCCTACTACCGCCTCGGCGAAATGCGCAGCTACCTGTCGGAAGACAAAAGCCGCTACCGTCGTCCCATGGTGACCCACGTTTACCGCGAGCCGATAGAACTCTACGATCGCCACATTTATGAGAAAGGCGCGTGTGTCTATCACATGCTCCGCACCGAGTTGGGAGACGAGCTATTCTGGCAGGCCATCCACGGCTTTGTAAACAAATATGCTCACAAGACCGTCGAGACTCTGGATCTCATCCGCACTATCGAAGAAACCACCGGACGCAACCTGCGCTTCCTGTTCGATCAGTATGTGTATCGCGGTGGTCATCCCGATTTCAAAGTGGCGTACAAGTGGGATGCCGACAGCAACCTGGCGAAAATTACGGTTACCCAAACCCAGGCGAAAGCGGGGGACAAGAGCAGCAAAAGCGGCTTGTTCGACCTGCGCATTCCCATCGGCATTGGCTATGTGGAAAACGGCGAAGTCAGCGTGCAGCCGATGACGGTGCGCATTCACGAGCAGGAGCAGGCGCTGTACTTCCCGCTGCCCAAAAAGCCCGATTTCATTAGCTTTGACGTGGGTAACCACTACACCAAGACGGTGAAGCTGGAATATCCCCTACCGGAACTCAAGGCCCAACTGAAGTACGATCCCGACCCCATCGCGCGGGTCTATGCCGTGGAGGCGATCGCTCAAAAAGGCGGCCTTGATGCAGTGAACGCGCTAGCCGACGCCCTGACGACCGATTCTCTCTGGGGCGTGCGGGCCGAAGCGGCGAAACAACTCGCCGACCTCAAGCTGGATCAAGCGATCACCGCTCTTTTACAGGGCTTACAAGACCCGCATCCCAAGGTGCGCCGCGCCGTAGTGGAAGCCCTGGGCAAAGTCAAAACGTCGGCGAGCTACCAGGCTTTGCTGGAAATCGTGCAGGCAGGCGACCCCAGCTACTACGTCGAAGCGTCTGGCATTAGTGCATTGGGTGAAGTGGGTGCGTCGAAGCTCTCCGGTATTCCCGATGCGGCGCAGACCCTGGGCGTGTTGCGCACGGTGCTGCAAGAGCGAGCCGGGTGGAATGAAGTGGTGCGATCAGGCGCGTTGAGCGGCGTCAGCCAGTTCAAAACCTCAGAAGACGCCCTCGACCTGATTTTGCAATACACCGAACCCGATGTGTCGTCGATGCTGCGGTTAGGGGCCGTGCGATCGCTGGGCAAGGTTTCCACCGGGCAAACCAAGCCCAATGTCGAGCGCATTCTCGAACGGCTGGAAGCGATCGCGCGGGAGCCCCAATTCACCACGCAGATGACGGTGATTGCGGCGCTAGGCATGATGGAAGACGTCGGAGCCGTGACGGTGCTGCAAGGCATCGCTGACCACATTGACGATGGCCGCGTGCGCCGCCGCGCCGAAGAGACGATCAAAAAAGTACAGAAAAAGGTCGAGAAGGATCAGGCCGTTGCCAAACTCCAGGAGGATCTGGAAGAACTCAAAAAGTCGAACCAAGACCTCAAGAGCCGCTTAGAAGAACTGGAAGCGAAAGGCAAGGCTTAG
- a CDS encoding aspartate/glutamate racemase family protein codes for MAFSVPTAVTEQIAIPGIIGGLGPLAHIQFEQILLERSCRRGATCDQAHPEWILMNATQIPDRTKSIKGIVPDCTPYLVKYGQRLQRAGADFLIVTCNTAHAFYPQVQAQLDIPWIPLMQATTQAIREQFPTAQNVGILATDGTLQTQLYHQNLCQAGLTPIYPVVGSPMQRRVMQSIYHPQWGIKTTGAKVTDPALTALAHATHWLKEQGADIVIAGCTELSVGLAHIESLSLPWIDPLTAIADITLDLAHGDRAVHSLLAA; via the coding sequence ATGGCATTTTCTGTTCCCACAGCGGTCACCGAGCAAATCGCGATTCCAGGCATTATTGGCGGCCTGGGGCCGCTCGCCCACATTCAATTTGAACAGATTTTATTAGAGCGCAGCTGCCGTCGGGGGGCCACCTGTGACCAAGCCCATCCCGAGTGGATCTTGATGAATGCCACCCAGATTCCCGATCGCACCAAAAGTATCAAAGGCATTGTTCCTGACTGCACGCCTTACCTGGTGAAATATGGACAAAGATTACAGCGAGCCGGGGCTGATTTTTTGATTGTGACGTGCAATACTGCCCACGCCTTTTATCCTCAAGTGCAGGCCCAGCTTGACATTCCCTGGATTCCGCTCATGCAGGCCACTACTCAGGCGATTCGCGAACAGTTTCCTACCGCCCAAAATGTGGGCATATTAGCGACGGATGGCACATTGCAGACTCAGCTTTATCATCAGAACTTATGCCAGGCAGGCCTTACGCCCATTTATCCGGTCGTCGGCTCACCGATGCAGCGGCGGGTAATGCAGTCGATTTATCATCCCCAATGGGGCATCAAAACGACTGGTGCCAAAGTGACCGACCCGGCACTAACGGCCCTGGCCCATGCGACCCACTGGCTCAAAGAACAAGGCGCTGACATCGTCATTGCTGGCTGTACTGAGCTGTCGGTGGGGCTCGCTCACATTGAGTCCCTGTCTTTGCCATGGATTGATCCGTTAACCGCGATCGCCGATATCACCCTTGATTTGGCCCATGGCGATCGCGCTGTCCACTCTTTATTGGCTGCCTAA
- a CDS encoding substrate-binding periplasmic protein yields the protein MAPSAIAAQQPTLIAQTNRSTTSSDRPSREAATDEAKNGATEITLMPPDIQRIMDRGKLIVAVLGTSNAPFFMADDNGQAAGLDIQLAQALADQLGVDLELNRSPDTFNAVVDTVYYRGADMAISKISRTMKRAVRVRFSHPYLTMRQGLLINRLLLAQQTNSDNVIETIRELTGDVGVIKGSSYVGFLQQKFPQATIVELESWEDIVTAVSQGEILAGYRDELEIKKVVKTKPDAALQLKTAVLTDTQDALAMVFPWESTHLLAFADQYLDTLDAEYTVDSILEEFASYLQTQPLTP from the coding sequence ATGGCACCATCGGCGATCGCCGCCCAGCAGCCAACCTTGATCGCCCAAACCAATCGCAGCACTACGAGTAGCGATCGCCCCTCTAGGGAGGCAGCCACCGATGAGGCCAAAAACGGGGCAACAGAAATCACCCTCATGCCCCCCGACATCCAACGCATTATGGATCGGGGCAAGCTCATCGTCGCCGTGTTGGGCACCAGCAATGCCCCTTTCTTCATGGCTGACGACAACGGCCAAGCGGCCGGACTCGACATCCAATTAGCACAAGCGCTGGCTGACCAGTTAGGGGTGGATTTAGAACTTAACCGGTCGCCTGATACCTTTAATGCCGTCGTCGATACCGTCTACTATCGCGGGGCTGACATGGCCATTTCCAAAATTAGCCGCACGATGAAACGGGCCGTGCGCGTGCGCTTTTCTCACCCTTACCTCACCATGCGTCAGGGGTTATTGATTAACCGCTTATTACTGGCCCAGCAAACCAATAGCGACAACGTCATTGAAACCATTCGCGAATTGACGGGTGATGTTGGCGTGATTAAAGGGTCATCTTATGTTGGCTTTTTGCAGCAAAAATTTCCTCAAGCCACCATTGTGGAGCTCGAATCATGGGAAGACATTGTGACTGCCGTGAGCCAAGGGGAAATTTTGGCGGGCTACCGCGATGAGTTGGAAATCAAAAAGGTCGTCAAAACGAAACCGGATGCGGCCCTACAGCTTAAGACAGCCGTTCTTACAGATACTCAAGATGCACTCGCCATGGTCTTTCCATGGGAAAGCACCCACCTGCTGGCATTCGCGGATCAGTACCTCGACACCCTGGATGCAGAATACACCGTCGATAGCATTTTGGAAGAATTTGCCAGTTATCTGCAAACGCAGCCACTCACGCCCTAA
- a CDS encoding FKBP-type peptidyl-prolyl cis-trans isomerase has product MVESGKTVKVHYTGKLNDGSVFDSSEGREPLEFQVGSGQVIPGFDTAIQQMDVGASQTITIPSNEAYGAVRDEMIAVVPHAQFPDGLNPEVGQTLQLQTPEGALPVRVTAVKDEGVVIDGNHPLAGEDLTFDLTLVEAA; this is encoded by the coding sequence ATGGTAGAAAGTGGCAAAACAGTCAAAGTTCACTACACGGGTAAGTTAAACGACGGCTCGGTCTTTGATTCTTCGGAAGGGCGCGAACCATTAGAATTTCAGGTTGGCAGCGGGCAAGTGATTCCCGGTTTTGATACCGCTATTCAGCAAATGGATGTAGGCGCGTCTCAGACCATCACCATTCCCAGCAACGAGGCTTATGGGGCAGTCCGCGATGAGATGATTGCGGTGGTGCCCCATGCACAATTTCCCGACGGACTCAACCCCGAAGTGGGGCAAACGCTACAGCTCCAAACTCCCGAGGGCGCGCTACCCGTTCGGGTCACTGCAGTGAAAGATGAAGGCGTGGTCATTGATGGCAATCATCCCCTAGCGGGCGAAGATTTGACCTTTGACCTGACTTTGGTCGAAGCCGCTTAA
- a CDS encoding Uma2 family endonuclease, whose protein sequence is MIAIAPIKSLPDGSVATIPMGWAEYEQLLVTRNDQSVPRLKYADGYLALKMPTFEHGQLIAIVVDLIVAILNQQLRDYVHTTPVTLQIPEQAGIEPDHCFWLNNWAAVNGKSRIDLATEPSPDIAIEVDVTNFTKVADYQPFQVSEVWLIRGDRLAVFTLTVDGYQPAEVSQFFPEIDLSSLYQQVVAAVSKGASPPRAIRSVL, encoded by the coding sequence ATGATTGCGATCGCTCCCATCAAATCCTTGCCGGATGGTTCAGTGGCAACCATTCCCATGGGCTGGGCCGAGTATGAACAGTTACTGGTCACTCGTAATGATCAGAGTGTGCCGCGTCTCAAATACGCCGATGGATATTTAGCCCTCAAAATGCCAACTTTCGAGCACGGGCAGTTAATTGCGATCGTGGTTGATTTAATTGTGGCCATCCTCAACCAGCAGTTGCGCGATTACGTCCATACGACCCCGGTGACGTTGCAAATTCCTGAACAGGCAGGCATTGAACCGGATCATTGTTTTTGGCTCAATAACTGGGCTGCCGTGAATGGCAAAAGCCGGATTGATTTGGCCACTGAACCATCCCCTGATATCGCCATTGAGGTTGATGTCACCAACTTCACCAAGGTGGCTGACTATCAACCTTTTCAGGTGTCTGAAGTCTGGCTCATCCGAGGCGATCGCCTCGCTGTTTTCACCTTGACGGTTGACGGCTATCAACCCGCTGAGGTAAGTCAGTTCTTCCCAGAGATTGACTTGTCATCTTTGTATCAGCAGGTCGTTGCAGCAGTTAGTAAGGGTGCGAGCCCGCCGCGCGCGATTCGTTCTGTGCTCTGA